TTGGCAGCGCAGGCGCAGGTATGGGTATTGGGTCAGTCGGAAGAAAAGTTTAACCGCGCTTTTGAAGAAAGAGAGGGCATTTTTTTCCAGAATTGTAACATTTCTCAAACTGTTTCTATCAAGGAAGCCTACCAAGCCATTATACAAAAGGGACAATCAATAGATGTACTTATCAATAACGCTTTTTACAGCAAGGGACAAAACCCTGAAACGATGAGCGACGAAGATTGGAATTATGGTATCGATGGTTCTCTCAATTCTGTCTACCGTTGCATTAGAGAAGTATTGCCTTTTATGAAAGAAAGAGGCGGAAAAATTATCAATGTATCCTCTATGTATGGGATTGTTTCGCCTCAATTTGAAATTTATGAAAATAATAACTTCCTCAATCCACCACACTACGGCGCAGCAAAAGCAGGGGTAATACAAATGACCCGCTATTTTGCTTGTTATTTGGGAAAATACAACATTCAGGTAAATGCAGTTACCCCTGGCGCCTTCCCAAGCGAAGGAGTGCAGGAAAATACAGAATTTATTGCCTCACTGAAAAACAAATCACCTCTTGGGCGCGTGGGT
The window above is part of the Hugenholtzia roseola DSM 9546 genome. Proteins encoded here:
- a CDS encoding SDR family oxidoreductase, which gives rise to MENLETIFSLQGKTVLITGGYGYLGKAICEGLLAAQAQVWVLGQSEEKFNRAFEEREGIFFQNCNISQTVSIKEAYQAIIQKGQSIDVLINNAFYSKGQNPETMSDEDWNYGIDGSLNSVYRCIREVLPFMKERGGKIINVSSMYGIVSPQFEIYENNNFLNPPHYGAAKAGVIQMTRYFACYLGKYNIQVNAVTPGAFPSEGVQENTEFIASLKNKSPLGRVGNPKDLQGAFVLLSSQASNFITGQNIVIDGGWTAW